A DNA window from Loxodonta africana isolate mLoxAfr1 chromosome 7, mLoxAfr1.hap2, whole genome shotgun sequence contains the following coding sequences:
- the CABP4 gene encoding calcium-binding protein 4 isoform X3 yields MRKTEAWRAPRPAPPRRQSRRHRPDPQHEAAQRMYGPLLNRVFGKDRELDPEELDELQVAFQEFDTDRDGSIGYRELGACMRTLGYMPTEMELIEISQHVKMRMGGRVDFEEFVELIGPKLREETAHMLGVRELRVAFREFDRDRDGRITVAELRQAAPALLGEPLAGTELDEMLREVDLNGDGIVDFDGGRVGCRRCPRELLGSWCSGASERQTPTTAGMEETRLPLLLPLTTLARASAPEVTAHSHPNFPT; encoded by the exons atgaggaaaactgaggcttggagag CCCCTAGGCCTGCTCCTCCTCGCCGCCAGTCCCGCCGGCACCGTCCTGACCCCCAGCATGAAGCTGCCCAGAGGATGTACGGGCCCCTGCTCAACCGGGTCTTCGGGAAG GACCGTGAGCTGGACccagaggaactggatg AGCTGCAGGTGGCCTTCCAGGAGTTCGACACTGACCGGGACGGCTCCATTGGCTACCGGGAGCTGGGCGCCTGCATGAGGACGCTGGGCTACATGCCCACGGAGATGGAGCTCATTGAGATCTCACAGCATGTCAAGATGCGCA TGGGTGGCCGCGTGGACTTCGAGGAGTTCGTGGAACTGATAGGCCCGAAGCTGCGGGAAGAGACGGCCCACATGTTGGGTGTGCGGGAGCTGCGCGTCGCCTTCCGAGAG TTTGACAGGGACAGGGACGGACGGATCACGGTGGCGGAGCTGCGGCAGGCAGCGCCTGCTCTGTTGGGGGAGCCGCTGGCGGGTACTGAGCTGGACGAGATGCTCCGCGAGGTAGACCTCAATGGGGATGGCATCGTAGACTTTGACG GAGGCCGAGTCGGTTGCCGGCGTTGTCCCAGAGAGCTGCTCGGTTCCTGGTGCTCAGGAGCCTCCGAGAGGCAAACACCCACCACCGCAGGGATGGAAGAGACCCGGCTCCCCCTGCTTCTACCCCTGACCACCCTGGCCAGAGCGTCTGCTCCTGAGGTCACTGCCCACTCTCACCCCAACTTCCCCACCTGA
- the CABP4 gene encoding calcium-binding protein 4 isoform X1 — protein MATKQARGCPGLGSVPCPQEPPAGVVDPRGGAEGLALTRRRSKKERRHRGSWKGTGGSGEQTAIQGPEALGSSKMPPRPGEGQEELLPAAPRPAPPRRQSRRHRPDPQHEAAQRMYGPLLNRVFGKDRELDPEELDELQVAFQEFDTDRDGSIGYRELGACMRTLGYMPTEMELIEISQHVKMRMGGRVDFEEFVELIGPKLREETAHMLGVRELRVAFREFDRDRDGRITVAELRQAAPALLGEPLAGTELDEMLREVDLNGDGIVDFDGGRVGCRRCPRELLGSWCSGASERQTPTTAGMEETRLPLLLPLTTLARASAPEVTAHSHPNFPT, from the exons ATGGCCACAAAGCAGGCGAGGGGCTGTCCAGGCTTGGGCTCAGTTCCCTGCCCCCAGGAGCCCCCTGCGGGGGTGGTGGACCCCAGGGGTGGTGCTGAGGGTCTAGCCTTGACCAGGAGGAGGAGCAAGAAGGAGAGGAGGCACCGAGGGTCCTGGAAGGGCACTGGCGGCTCTGGGGAGCAGACCGCCATCCAGGGCCCCGAGGCCCTGGGCAGCAGCAAGATGCCTCCTAGGCCTGGGGAGGGACAGGAGGAGTTACTCCCTGCAGCCCCTAGGCCTGCTCCTCCTCGCCGCCAGTCCCGCCGGCACCGTCCTGACCCCCAGCATGAAGCTGCCCAGAGGATGTACGGGCCCCTGCTCAACCGGGTCTTCGGGAAG GACCGTGAGCTGGACccagaggaactggatg AGCTGCAGGTGGCCTTCCAGGAGTTCGACACTGACCGGGACGGCTCCATTGGCTACCGGGAGCTGGGCGCCTGCATGAGGACGCTGGGCTACATGCCCACGGAGATGGAGCTCATTGAGATCTCACAGCATGTCAAGATGCGCA TGGGTGGCCGCGTGGACTTCGAGGAGTTCGTGGAACTGATAGGCCCGAAGCTGCGGGAAGAGACGGCCCACATGTTGGGTGTGCGGGAGCTGCGCGTCGCCTTCCGAGAG TTTGACAGGGACAGGGACGGACGGATCACGGTGGCGGAGCTGCGGCAGGCAGCGCCTGCTCTGTTGGGGGAGCCGCTGGCGGGTACTGAGCTGGACGAGATGCTCCGCGAGGTAGACCTCAATGGGGATGGCATCGTAGACTTTGACG GAGGCCGAGTCGGTTGCCGGCGTTGTCCCAGAGAGCTGCTCGGTTCCTGGTGCTCAGGAGCCTCCGAGAGGCAAACACCCACCACCGCAGGGATGGAAGAGACCCGGCTCCCCCTGCTTCTACCCCTGACCACCCTGGCCAGAGCGTCTGCTCCTGAGGTCACTGCCCACTCTCACCCCAACTTCCCCACCTGA
- the CABP4 gene encoding calcium-binding protein 4 isoform X4, giving the protein MITTGSPARHCERASFLQSHASSVPADSLVVQRDRELDPEELDELQVAFQEFDTDRDGSIGYRELGACMRTLGYMPTEMELIEISQHVKMRMGGRVDFEEFVELIGPKLREETAHMLGVRELRVAFREFDRDRDGRITVAELRQAAPALLGEPLAGTELDEMLREVDLNGDGIVDFDGGRVGCRRCPRELLGSWCSGASERQTPTTAGMEETRLPLLLPLTTLARASAPEVTAHSHPNFPT; this is encoded by the exons ATGATCACAACAGGCAGCCCTGCAAG GCACTGTGAACGGGCCTCTTTTCTTCAATCTCACGCATCCTCTGTTCCAGCTGACTCCCTGGTAGTGCAAAGG GACCGTGAGCTGGACccagaggaactggatg AGCTGCAGGTGGCCTTCCAGGAGTTCGACACTGACCGGGACGGCTCCATTGGCTACCGGGAGCTGGGCGCCTGCATGAGGACGCTGGGCTACATGCCCACGGAGATGGAGCTCATTGAGATCTCACAGCATGTCAAGATGCGCA TGGGTGGCCGCGTGGACTTCGAGGAGTTCGTGGAACTGATAGGCCCGAAGCTGCGGGAAGAGACGGCCCACATGTTGGGTGTGCGGGAGCTGCGCGTCGCCTTCCGAGAG TTTGACAGGGACAGGGACGGACGGATCACGGTGGCGGAGCTGCGGCAGGCAGCGCCTGCTCTGTTGGGGGAGCCGCTGGCGGGTACTGAGCTGGACGAGATGCTCCGCGAGGTAGACCTCAATGGGGATGGCATCGTAGACTTTGACG GAGGCCGAGTCGGTTGCCGGCGTTGTCCCAGAGAGCTGCTCGGTTCCTGGTGCTCAGGAGCCTCCGAGAGGCAAACACCCACCACCGCAGGGATGGAAGAGACCCGGCTCCCCCTGCTTCTACCCCTGACCACCCTGGCCAGAGCGTCTGCTCCTGAGGTCACTGCCCACTCTCACCCCAACTTCCCCACCTGA
- the CABP4 gene encoding calcium-binding protein 4 isoform X2, which yields MATKQARGCPGLGSVPCPQEPPAGVVDPRGGAEGLALTRRRSKKERRHRGSWKGTGGSGEQTAIQGPEALGSSKMPPRPGEGQEELLPAAPRPAPPRRQSRRHRPDPQHEAAQRMYGPLLNRVFGKDRELDPEELDELQVAFQEFDTDRDGSIGYRELGACMRTLGYMPTEMELIEISQHVKMRMGGRVDFEEFVELIGPKLREETAHMLGVRELRVAFREFDRDRDGRITVAELRQAAPALLGEPLAGTELDEMLREVDLNGDGIVDFDEFVMMLSTH from the exons ATGGCCACAAAGCAGGCGAGGGGCTGTCCAGGCTTGGGCTCAGTTCCCTGCCCCCAGGAGCCCCCTGCGGGGGTGGTGGACCCCAGGGGTGGTGCTGAGGGTCTAGCCTTGACCAGGAGGAGGAGCAAGAAGGAGAGGAGGCACCGAGGGTCCTGGAAGGGCACTGGCGGCTCTGGGGAGCAGACCGCCATCCAGGGCCCCGAGGCCCTGGGCAGCAGCAAGATGCCTCCTAGGCCTGGGGAGGGACAGGAGGAGTTACTCCCTGCAGCCCCTAGGCCTGCTCCTCCTCGCCGCCAGTCCCGCCGGCACCGTCCTGACCCCCAGCATGAAGCTGCCCAGAGGATGTACGGGCCCCTGCTCAACCGGGTCTTCGGGAAG GACCGTGAGCTGGACccagaggaactggatg AGCTGCAGGTGGCCTTCCAGGAGTTCGACACTGACCGGGACGGCTCCATTGGCTACCGGGAGCTGGGCGCCTGCATGAGGACGCTGGGCTACATGCCCACGGAGATGGAGCTCATTGAGATCTCACAGCATGTCAAGATGCGCA TGGGTGGCCGCGTGGACTTCGAGGAGTTCGTGGAACTGATAGGCCCGAAGCTGCGGGAAGAGACGGCCCACATGTTGGGTGTGCGGGAGCTGCGCGTCGCCTTCCGAGAG TTTGACAGGGACAGGGACGGACGGATCACGGTGGCGGAGCTGCGGCAGGCAGCGCCTGCTCTGTTGGGGGAGCCGCTGGCGGGTACTGAGCTGGACGAGATGCTCCGCGAGGTAGACCTCAATGGGGATGGCATCGTAGACTTTGACG agtttgTGATGATGCTCTCCACCCACTGA
- the GPR152 gene encoding probable G-protein coupled receptor 152, with protein MNTAMGASLGATGRGPRTEIEDEDSYPQGGWDMVFLLALLLLGLPANGLMAWLAGSQARHGAGTRLALLLLSLALSDFLFLAVAIFQVLEIQQGGHWPLGTAACRFYYFLWGVSYSSGLFLLAALSLDRCLLALCPRWYPGCRPARLPLWVCSGVWVLATLFSVPWLVFPEAAVWWYDLVICLDFWDSEELPLRMLEILGGFLPFLLLLVCHVLTQAVACRPCRRQPRPPACHGFARVAKTILSAYVVLRLPYQLAQLLYLAFLWDIYPGYLLWEALVYSDYLILLNSCLSPFLCLMASADLRALLRAILSSFAAALCEERPGSVTPAEPQTPVDSEGQTLPGPTAEAQPQPNATGQPQADPTAQPQLDSVAQPQLNPMAQLQANPDTQRQVTPEARTPGPDASSAASTGDETCPAPSTPGGPETSAMLAASEGERPGSAPPEEAPSAGPT; from the coding sequence ATGAACACTGCTATGGGAGCCAGCCTGGGCGCCACTGGCCGAGGGCCCCGCACAGAGATTGAGGACGAGGACTCCTACCCCCAGGGTGGCTGGGACATGGTCTTCCTGTTGGCCCTGCTGCTCCTGGGCCTACCAGCCAATGGGCTGATGGCGTGGCTGGCCGGATCGCAGGCCCGGCATGGAGCAGGCACACGGCTGGCGCTGCTCCTGCTCAGCCTGGCCCTCTCTGACTTCCTGTTCTTGGCAGTGGCGATCTTTCAGGTCCTGGAGATCCAGCAAGGAGGGCACTGGCCGCTGGGGACGGCTGCCTGCCGCTTCTACTACTTCCTGTGGGGCGTGTCCTACTCCTCTGGCCTCTTCCTGCTGGCGGCCCTCAGCCTGGACCGCTGCCTGCTGGCACTGTGCCCGCGCTGGTACCCAGGGTGCCGCCCGGCCCGCCTGCCACTCTGGGTGTGCTCGGGGGTCTGGGTGCTAGCCACACTCTTCAGCGTGCCCTGGCTGGTCTTCCCCGAGGCAGCCGTCTGGTGGTACGACCTCGTCATCTGCCTGGACTTCTGGGACAGCGAGGAGCTGCCGTTGAGGATGCTGGAGATCCTGGGGGGCTTCCTGCCATTTCTCCTGCTGCTGGTCTGCCATGTGCTCACCCAGGCTGTCGCCTGCCGGCCCTGCCGCCGCCAGCCCAGGCCCCCGGCCTGCCATGGCTTCGCCCGTGTGGCCAAAACCATTCTGTCGGCCTATGTGGTCCTGCGGCTGCCCTACCAGCTGGCGCAGCTGCTGTACCTGGCCTTCCTGTGGGACATCTACCCCGGCTACCTGCTATGGGAGGCCCTGGTCTACTCTGACTATCTGATCCTACTCAACAGCTGCCTCAGTCCCTTCCTCTGCCTCATGGCCAGCGCCGACCTCCGCGCCCTGCTGCGTGCCATACTCTCCTCCTTCGCAGCGGCGCTGTGTGAGGAGCGGCCCGGCAGCGTTACACCGGCCGAGCCACAGACCCCAGTGGACTCTGAGGGTCAGACGCTGCCAGGGCCCACGGCTGAGGCCCAGCCACAGCCGAACGCCACAGGCCAGCCACAGGCAGATCCCACGGCCCAGCCACAGCTGGATTCTGTGGCTCAGCCTCAGCTGAATCCCATGGCCCAGCTGCAGGCGAACCCTGACACCCAGCGGCAGGTGACTCCTGAGGCCCGGACCCCTGGTCCTGATGCCAGCTCAGCAGCCAGCACCGGTGATGAGACCTGTCCTGCCCCATCCACCCCAGGGGGCCCTGAGACTTCAGCCATGCTTGCTGCCTCTGAGGGAGAACGCCCTGGCAGTGCCCCCCCAGAGGAGGCCCCCAGCGCAGGGCCCACGTGA